From Salvia splendens isolate huo1 chromosome 3, SspV2, whole genome shotgun sequence, a single genomic window includes:
- the LOC121797371 gene encoding protein trichome birefringence-like 5: protein MVASSSHFTRNKLLTFSLLVLLSLFCFLLFNRSPLDPKLRDLSLISQIPAPLLVWRSPLSHDEFDDTKQPTSISSDFQEKTAPLSSKSDLDDEPSEPSVSSNEENEVPISSNSNLDDEAPRNASEPLDPSESDEEKIGLITPESNSDDRNSTKLEESGAKVESLEETGGLIDNAVAEKLRNCDMYSGKWVKDEGYPLYRAGSCPYVDEAFDCQSNGRPDSGYTQWRWQPHGCELPRFSATDFLVRLRGKRLMLVGDSMNRNQFESLLCLLREGLPDKSKMYETHGYKITKGRGYFMFKFEDYNCTVEFVRSHFLVREGVRVNAQGSSNPTLSIDRIDKTSARWLRADILVFNTGHWWTHGKTSRGKNYYKEGNYIYPKFDAVEAYRRAIKTWATWIKNKMSHEKLVFYRGYSSAHFRGGEWDSGGSCNGETEPVVQGAIIDSYPQKMTIVEEILKETRVQAVLLNVTRLTNFRKDGHPSVYGKNVTQLKKVSMRRQDCSHWCLPGVPDAWNEFIYATLVARQT, encoded by the exons ATGGTAGCTTCGTCCTCGCACTTCACCAGAAACAAGCTCttaactttctctctcctcgtcctcctctctctcttctgCTTCCTCCTCTTCAACAGAAGCCCTCTCGATCCCAAACTCAGAGATCTCAGCCTCATCTCCCAAATCCCCGCCCCTCTCCTTGTCTGGAGATCCCCTCTCTCCCACGACGAATTCGATGACACAAAACAACCCACTTCAATTTCGTCTGATTTCCAAGAAAAAACGGCGCCCCTTTCATCAAAATCTGATCTTGATGATGAACCTTCAGAGCCGTCCGTTTCTTCGAATGAGGAAAATGAAGTTCCCATTTCATCAAATTCGAATCTTGACGACGAAGCTCCTCGGAATGCTTCAGAGCCGTTGGATCCATCGGAGTCGGACGAGGAAAAGATAGGTCTCATCACACCGGAGTCCAATTCAGATGACAGAAACAGCACGAAATTGGAAGAATCTGGTGCAAAGGTGGAGTCTTTGGAGGAGACTGGTGGTTTAATTGATAATGCGGTGGCGGAAAAGCTGAGGAATTGTGATATGTACAGTGGGAAATGGGTGAAAGATGAAGGGTATCCGCTGTATAGAGCGGGTTCTTGTCCCTACGTGGATGAGGCTTTCGATTGTCAGAGCAATGGGAGGCCTGATTCTGGGTATACACAATGGAGATGGCAACCGCATGGATGTGAACTTCCCAG GTTTAGTGCGACAGACTTCTTGGTGAGACTGAGAGGAAAGAGGCTTATGCTGGTGGGAGACTCTATGAACCGTAACCAGTTTGAGTCTCTGCTGTGTCTTCTGCGTGAAGGGCTTCCGGATAAGTCCAAAATGTATGAAACTCATGGATATAAAATAACTAAAGGAAGAGGATATTTCATGTTCAAATTTGAG GATTACAACTGCACTGTGGAATTTGTTCGGTCGCACTTCCTTGTCAGGGAAGGGGTTCGTGTCAATGCACAAGGAAGTTCCAATCCTACTCTATCCATCGATCGCATTGACAAGACATCTGCTCGTTGGCTGAGGGCCGACATACTTGTGTTCAACACGGGCCACTGGTGGACCCATGGAAAGACGTCTAGGGG GAAAAACTACTACAAAGAAGGCAATTACATCTATCCTAAATTTGATGCTGTGGAAGCTTATAGAAGAGCCATCAAGACTTGGGCAACGTGGATCAAGAACAAAATGAGCCACGAAAAGCTGGTTTTTTATCGTGGATACTCGTCTGCTCATTTCAG AGGTGGAGAGTGGGATTCTGGTGGATCGTGCAACGGAGAGACTGAACCGGTAGTGCAAGGGGCAATCATCGATAGCTACCCTCAGAAGATGACGATTGTGGAGGAAATCCTCAAGGAAACGAGGGTGCAGGCAGTGCTTCTGAACGTTACACGCCTGACCAATTTCCGTAAGGATGGACACCCCTCCGTTTATGGGAAAAACGTGACTCAACTCAAGAAGGTATCTATGAGAAGGCAAGACTGTAGCCATTGGTGTCTTCCCGGAGTACCCGATGCCTGGAATGAGTTCATCTATGCTACATTGGTAGCCAGACAGACATAG